In one window of Nodosilinea sp. PGN35 DNA:
- the ndhL gene encoding NAD(P)H-quinone oxidoreductase subunit L encodes MTMPALSTDFLLAAGAYAAIAGVYLLVVPLALLFYVQHRWYVAGSVERTLLYGLVFVFFPGMLLFSPFLNFRPRPRDLKA; translated from the coding sequence ATGACAATGCCAGCGCTATCAACGGATTTTTTACTGGCAGCGGGGGCCTACGCCGCCATCGCCGGGGTCTACCTGCTAGTGGTACCCCTGGCACTGCTCTTTTACGTGCAGCACCGCTGGTACGTAGCGGGCTCGGTTGAGCGCACCCTGCTGTACGGGCTCGTGTTTGTCTTTTTCCCCGGCATGCTGCTGTTTAGCCCCTTCCTCAATTTTCGACCCCGCCCCCGCGATCTCAAGGCTTAG
- a CDS encoding MOSC domain-containing protein, producing the protein MASIGQVAQINVSPGGVPKLPVVSAQVTGAGLEGDRQRHLKFHGGPDRALCLWSFDLIAELQRQGHPIAPGSAGENLTLAGLDWPSLGPGHQLQLGDQVRVEITDYAAPCRTVMGCFSDRRFSRISQKHHPGSSRLYARVLQDGVVTTGDRALVITPP; encoded by the coding sequence ATGGCCTCCATCGGTCAAGTCGCTCAGATCAACGTTTCGCCCGGTGGGGTGCCCAAGCTGCCGGTAGTCAGCGCCCAGGTCACCGGGGCGGGGCTGGAGGGCGATCGCCAGCGCCATCTCAAATTTCACGGCGGCCCCGATCGCGCCCTCTGCCTGTGGTCCTTCGACCTGATTGCCGAGCTTCAGCGGCAGGGGCACCCCATTGCCCCCGGCAGCGCGGGCGAAAACCTCACCCTGGCCGGACTGGACTGGCCCAGCCTGGGGCCGGGCCACCAGCTTCAGCTGGGCGACCAGGTGCGGGTTGAAATCACCGACTACGCCGCCCCCTGCCGCACGGTCATGGGCTGCTTTAGCGATCGCCGCTTCAGCCGCATTAGTCAAAAGCACCACCCTGGCAGCAGTCGGCTGTACGCGCGGGTGCTCCAAGACGGGGTAGTGACTACGGGCGATCGAGCGTTGGTCATCACGCCGCCCTAG
- a CDS encoding TonB-dependent receptor has translation MPLSSRSLGLGLLTTLAGAFGIVLPVQAAPDSLGTAADLEIPEAAVESVTESTPTAVSPVESTESLELHLFQRQPLAPEVAVPATAQPWEDSTTAIAAATVLPSGDLPAPDTNALPGQGGVPLANRSENAELFEFRFGGDQLPLDPPPTQPLRPVVPQPEVAAYTITLAPERDVQIPANGRSALTLVGAITTAEGQPLDGNVVVTLTSTAGEFIGADYDGDRSGFQVLARQGLFEARLRSAIDAQTVTVRAAVDPRALREVDPALREGYPALEATTLVNFTTDLRPTIISGVVDFRIGRGGTNLLGSFRDFLNPDSLNQDVEVSFTTGLFATGALGDWLFTGAYNNTRGLNDRCDGNSLYRDVQACDQTYPVYGDSSTTDFLTESIDSLYLRFQRDSLVPDADPDYFMWGDYGTQEFAGPSQQFTATVRELHGFKGNYTFGNGLQLTALYGDNVRPFQRDTIAPDGTSGYYFLSRRLVLRGSENVFIEAEEFNRPGTVLERTPLYRGVDYDIDYDRGTLLFRQPVRSVDLNPLGTTLVKRIVVTYQVDDASVRGSLYAGRLQYRPDGDSGGVVGATLLTENQGAQDFTLYGFDFLWPLGELGRVTGEFARSSFNAGGTNNQGNAYRIELSGTPFEGVTGQAYYRSTDSGFNNTATSSFSPGQTRWGAQLQAQVGAQTQLRALVDQERNVGNAVAVQTTAAGLLQPGFNPVLGGVVDNTLTELRAGVVQQLGSATLGVDFVNRSREDRLTNFSTDANQLVSRLNLPLTATLSALAQSEINLGDADPLYPTRNTVGIEWAVQPGVSLRLAQQFLSGVQGPSSITSLDTLVDYQLDDNTTLTNRYSLLGGYNGITGQGAIGLNHRLVLAPGLRATFGFERIFGDAFNLTGLGQQFAQPFAVGQGASGLGLQAATVYSVGLEYTDNPDWQASGRIEYRDSPGSNNLVLGAAAAGRITDSLTGLARFDLGNFANQTITDQLGNSSTLRLGLAYRNPVSDQFNGLLSYEFRNNPSSTPNSILQGVSSDAQDHTLALEGIYAPNYQWEFYGKYGLRYSTANLAQDIGFSNSIHLAQLRATYRFAYRWDVGAEVRWVGQPVVGYNETGFALEAGYYLTPDVRLGLGYSFGGATDGSFVGGGSYRSASGPYFGITAKVNQLFNRFGVQPVSPPQQQDSYVDEAALIDRPEADATGTAPGGEE, from the coding sequence ATGCCTCTGTCTTCTCGTTCGCTGGGGTTGGGCCTGTTAACGACCCTGGCCGGGGCTTTTGGGATAGTGCTGCCCGTCCAGGCTGCCCCCGACAGTTTAGGTACAGCGGCAGATCTGGAGATCCCAGAGGCCGCAGTGGAGTCGGTGACAGAATCCACCCCCACCGCAGTCAGCCCGGTGGAATCTACGGAATCCCTAGAACTGCACCTGTTCCAGCGGCAGCCGTTGGCCCCCGAGGTGGCGGTGCCAGCGACCGCTCAGCCCTGGGAGGACTCGACGACGGCGATCGCCGCCGCCACCGTCCTGCCCTCAGGCGATCTCCCTGCACCTGACACCAATGCTCTGCCCGGTCAGGGCGGGGTGCCCCTGGCCAACCGCAGCGAAAACGCTGAGCTGTTTGAGTTTAGGTTTGGCGGCGACCAGCTGCCCCTCGACCCGCCTCCCACCCAGCCCCTGCGGCCCGTGGTGCCCCAGCCTGAGGTGGCGGCCTACACCATCACCCTCGCGCCCGAGCGCGATGTGCAGATTCCGGCCAACGGGCGATCGGCGCTGACCCTGGTGGGGGCCATTACCACCGCCGAGGGCCAGCCTTTAGACGGCAATGTGGTGGTGACCTTGACCAGCACCGCCGGGGAGTTTATCGGGGCCGACTACGACGGCGATCGCAGTGGGTTTCAGGTGCTGGCCCGGCAGGGGCTGTTTGAGGCCCGGCTGCGATCGGCGATCGATGCCCAGACCGTCACCGTGCGGGCCGCCGTCGATCCCCGCGCCCTGCGCGAGGTTGATCCAGCGCTGCGCGAGGGTTACCCTGCCCTAGAGGCCACTACCCTGGTGAATTTCACCACCGATCTGCGCCCCACCATCATTTCTGGCGTGGTCGATTTTCGCATCGGTCGGGGCGGCACCAACCTGTTGGGCAGCTTCAGAGACTTTCTCAACCCCGACTCCCTCAACCAGGATGTGGAAGTCAGCTTTACCACCGGGCTGTTTGCTACGGGGGCCCTGGGCGACTGGCTCTTTACCGGAGCCTACAACAACACCCGCGGCCTCAACGATCGCTGCGACGGCAACAGCCTTTACCGCGACGTGCAGGCCTGCGACCAGACCTACCCGGTCTACGGCGACAGCTCCACCACCGACTTTCTCACCGAGTCCATCGACAGCCTGTACCTGCGCTTTCAGCGCGACTCCCTAGTGCCCGACGCCGACCCCGACTACTTTATGTGGGGCGACTACGGCACCCAGGAGTTTGCCGGGCCGTCGCAGCAGTTCACCGCCACCGTGCGCGAGCTGCACGGATTTAAGGGCAACTACACCTTTGGCAACGGCCTCCAGCTGACCGCCCTGTACGGCGACAACGTGCGGCCCTTTCAGCGCGACACCATTGCCCCCGACGGCACCAGCGGCTACTACTTTCTGTCGCGGCGACTGGTGCTGCGGGGCAGTGAGAATGTATTCATCGAGGCCGAGGAGTTTAACCGCCCCGGCACCGTGCTCGAGCGCACCCCGCTCTATCGCGGCGTCGATTACGACATCGACTACGATCGCGGCACCCTGCTGTTTCGCCAGCCGGTGCGCTCCGTAGACCTCAACCCCCTGGGCACCACCCTGGTGAAGCGCATCGTCGTCACCTACCAGGTGGACGACGCCTCGGTGCGGGGCAGCCTCTACGCCGGCCGCTTGCAGTACCGCCCCGACGGCGACAGCGGCGGCGTGGTGGGGGCCACCCTGCTGACCGAAAATCAGGGAGCCCAGGACTTCACCCTCTACGGGTTCGACTTCCTCTGGCCCCTGGGCGAGCTGGGCCGGGTAACCGGTGAATTTGCCCGCTCGTCCTTTAACGCCGGGGGCACCAACAACCAGGGCAACGCCTACCGCATCGAGCTCAGCGGCACCCCCTTTGAGGGGGTCACCGGCCAGGCCTACTACCGCTCCACCGACAGCGGCTTTAACAACACTGCCACCAGCAGCTTTAGCCCCGGCCAAACCCGCTGGGGTGCCCAGCTCCAGGCCCAGGTGGGGGCCCAAACCCAGCTGCGCGCCCTGGTGGATCAAGAGCGCAACGTGGGCAATGCCGTAGCCGTGCAGACCACCGCTGCCGGGCTGCTTCAGCCTGGCTTTAACCCGGTGCTGGGGGGCGTGGTTGACAACACCCTCACCGAGCTGCGGGCCGGGGTGGTGCAGCAGCTCGGCAGCGCCACCCTGGGGGTTGACTTCGTCAATCGCTCCCGCGAAGACCGGCTGACCAATTTTTCCACCGACGCCAACCAGCTGGTGTCGCGGCTCAACCTGCCCCTGACCGCCACCCTCAGCGCCCTGGCCCAGAGCGAGATCAACCTGGGGGATGCCGACCCCCTCTACCCGACCCGCAATACTGTGGGCATCGAGTGGGCGGTGCAGCCCGGTGTCAGCCTGCGGCTGGCCCAGCAGTTTTTGTCGGGGGTGCAGGGGCCCAGCTCCATCACCAGCCTCGACACCCTGGTCGATTACCAGCTCGACGACAACACCACCCTGACCAACCGCTACTCGCTGCTGGGGGGCTACAACGGCATTACGGGCCAGGGGGCGATCGGCCTCAACCACCGCCTGGTGCTGGCACCCGGATTGCGGGCCACCTTTGGCTTTGAGCGCATCTTTGGGGACGCCTTTAACCTCACCGGGTTAGGCCAGCAGTTTGCCCAGCCCTTTGCGGTGGGTCAGGGGGCCTCGGGCCTCGGACTCCAGGCCGCCACCGTGTACTCGGTGGGGCTGGAGTACACCGACAACCCCGACTGGCAGGCCAGCGGTCGCATTGAGTACCGCGACTCGCCAGGCTCAAACAACCTGGTGCTGGGAGCAGCGGCGGCGGGCAGAATTACCGACTCCCTCACCGGCCTGGCCCGCTTTGACCTGGGCAACTTTGCCAACCAGACCATTACCGACCAGCTGGGCAACTCCAGCACCCTGCGCCTGGGGCTGGCCTACCGCAACCCGGTGAGCGACCAGTTTAACGGCCTGCTGAGCTACGAGTTTCGCAATAACCCCAGCAGCACCCCCAACAGCATCTTGCAGGGGGTGAGTTCTGATGCCCAAGACCACACCCTGGCGCTGGAGGGCATCTACGCCCCCAACTACCAGTGGGAGTTTTACGGCAAGTACGGCCTGCGCTACAGCACCGCCAACCTGGCCCAGGACATTGGCTTCTCCAACAGCATTCACCTGGCCCAGCTGCGGGCCACCTATCGCTTTGCCTACCGCTGGGATGTGGGGGCTGAGGTGCGCTGGGTGGGCCAGCCAGTGGTGGGCTACAACGAAACCGGCTTCGCCCTGGAGGCGGGCTACTACCTGACCCCCGACGTGCGGCTGGGGCTGGGCTACAGCTTTGGCGGCGCTACCGACGGCTCCTTTGTGGGCGGCGGCAGCTACCGATCGGCCAGCGGCCCCTACTTTGGCATTACCGCCAAGGTCAACCAGCTGTTTAACCGCTTTGGGGTGCAGCCAGTGTCGCCCCCCCAGCAGCAAGACTCTTACGTGGATGAGGCGGCCCTGATCGACAGGCCCGAGGCCGATGCAACGGGCACTGCCCCAGGAGGTGAGGAATGA
- a CDS encoding OmpA family protein has product MNQRWWIGYGAVALTVPGLALAVAPVAGQSTLATYSLRVTSAEDGPVQPDAGLTLREAIELANGTLTPEQLSEAERAFVQPLPAGQGSRIGFDLPAGQTTIALVDLLPEIVAPELVIDGTTQAGYDGSATYDPRFPAAPAVSLTVAAGSEVARGLTIAADGVTVRGLSLYGFRTSDRATQTTPPSDIFVSALAPPVDSSPLSPVLALFRLEDSDAAPRGVVIEQNWLGLPPDGEFPTVPSAFGVTVFNALETTIRNNRIQNHDGSAIITGFRADGLQVSENAIIGNGLAGMPDALRLEGTIAASAITDNLICANDGSGIYLYKPEGATQITGNAIQYNGRRFERAAVYLMGSDHQLTDNFIGYQPGPGVAVTAYPESHRNQIRGNRYAELDGLAIDLNTQGNTGVEDFQKGDGPNPPRNSHHRRRETGNAAINAPQFDAYSFASGAAEVTLTGTADPGSEVDLYRVAEDGFPYSPLSEPLGTVSVSPEGTFSATLALPPGTRVSAIATDPEWGTSEPAAVAAVLATDGTLPELPTPPAELPNCDPPAPPPEPVEPPPPLEPLRLEIPRNIHFALDRSNISPESAGVLDQIAAALLEYPFLTVELHGHTDPRASAAYNLALSERRALAARDYLIRRGVPLERMRIVPFGLTQRRSQGNTRLDYARDRRVEFIFTDVRGLDIIFQDQEVDLQLE; this is encoded by the coding sequence ATGAATCAGCGGTGGTGGATAGGATACGGTGCCGTCGCCCTGACCGTGCCGGGATTGGCTCTGGCGGTGGCTCCAGTGGCGGGGCAATCGACCCTGGCCACCTACAGCCTGCGAGTGACCAGTGCCGAGGATGGGCCGGTGCAGCCCGACGCAGGGCTGACCCTGCGGGAGGCGATCGAGCTGGCCAACGGCACCCTCACCCCCGAGCAGCTGAGCGAGGCCGAGCGGGCCTTTGTGCAGCCCCTACCGGCGGGACAGGGGTCGCGGATTGGCTTTGACCTACCGGCGGGGCAGACCACCATTGCCCTGGTCGATCTACTGCCTGAAATTGTCGCGCCAGAGCTAGTCATCGACGGCACTACCCAGGCGGGCTATGACGGGTCGGCCACCTACGACCCCAGGTTTCCGGCTGCGCCAGCGGTGAGTTTGACCGTGGCGGCGGGCAGCGAGGTGGCTCGCGGCCTCACCATTGCCGCCGACGGGGTGACGGTGCGGGGGCTGAGTTTGTATGGGTTTAGAACGAGCGATCGCGCCACCCAGACCACGCCGCCCTCCGATATTTTTGTCAGCGCCCTGGCTCCCCCGGTAGACTCTAGCCCCCTCAGTCCGGTGCTGGCGCTATTTCGCCTGGAGGATTCCGATGCCGCACCGCGCGGGGTGGTGATTGAGCAAAACTGGCTGGGGTTACCCCCCGACGGCGAGTTTCCGACGGTGCCCTCGGCCTTTGGGGTAACGGTGTTCAACGCCCTAGAGACGACCATTCGCAACAACCGCATTCAAAACCACGACGGCAGCGCCATCATCACGGGCTTTCGGGCCGACGGCTTGCAGGTGAGCGAGAACGCGATTATCGGCAACGGTCTGGCCGGCATGCCCGACGCCCTGCGCCTGGAGGGCACCATTGCCGCCAGCGCCATCACCGACAACCTGATCTGCGCCAACGACGGCAGCGGTATTTATCTGTACAAGCCGGAAGGGGCCACCCAGATCACAGGCAACGCCATTCAGTACAACGGACGGCGATTTGAGCGGGCGGCGGTGTACCTGATGGGCAGCGACCACCAGCTCACCGACAACTTTATCGGCTACCAGCCGGGGCCGGGGGTGGCGGTGACCGCCTACCCCGAGAGCCACCGCAACCAGATTCGCGGCAACCGCTACGCCGAGCTAGACGGTCTGGCCATTGACCTCAACACCCAGGGCAACACCGGGGTAGAAGACTTTCAGAAGGGGGATGGGCCGAACCCGCCGCGCAACTCCCACCACCGCCGCCGCGAAACCGGCAACGCCGCCATCAACGCTCCTCAGTTTGACGCCTATAGCTTTGCCAGCGGCGCGGCAGAGGTTACCCTCACGGGTACCGCCGACCCCGGCAGCGAGGTTGACCTGTACCGGGTGGCCGAGGACGGCTTTCCCTACAGTCCGCTGAGCGAGCCCCTGGGCACCGTATCCGTTAGCCCCGAGGGCACCTTTAGCGCTACTCTGGCCCTGCCGCCCGGTACAAGGGTGAGCGCGATCGCTACCGACCCCGAGTGGGGCACCTCGGAGCCTGCCGCCGTCGCCGCCGTGCTGGCCACCGATGGCACCCTGCCTGAGCTGCCCACCCCCCCAGCGGAGCTGCCCAACTGCGATCCGCCCGCGCCGCCGCCAGAACCCGTGGAGCCGCCGCCTCCCCTGGAGCCCCTGCGACTGGAGATTCCGCGCAACATTCACTTTGCCCTCGATCGCTCCAACATCAGCCCCGAGAGTGCCGGGGTGCTCGACCAGATCGCCGCCGCCCTGCTGGAGTACCCCTTCCTGACGGTGGAGCTGCACGGCCACACCGACCCCCGCGCCAGCGCCGCCTACAACCTGGCGCTGAGCGAGCGGCGCGCCCTGGCCGCCCGCGACTACCTGATTCGCCGTGGGGTGCCCCTGGAGCGCATGCGGATTGTGCCCTTTGGCCTCACCCAGCGCCGCAGCCAGGGCAATACCCGGCTAGATTACGCGCGCGATCGCCGCGTCGAGTTTATCTTTACCGACGTGCGCGGCCTCGACATCATTTTCCAAGATCAAGAGGTTGACCTCCAGCTCGAGTAG
- a CDS encoding DUF11 domain-containing protein has protein sequence MPLPPPQPAAPRCAPTSRWLSLVGGLVIVVVSLLGGTSPALAQLAPTVPVDSLITVNQPAPATNYNPAPYANPCDATVLTTCPAGSTNLTFGGGSNAVLQAILAGGIRFEPATDLLPPVGLAEQVVFRRNGPGAGPGLEQRQLLFYQSITANGTTVTLAPQEAASIEEAMLSRIINRGIDNVFNNGEDGPGTQNTRNNIQRIDYIIANPGVQISAAEVGDVGFLILERGGNDAFGIAAITSVDGAGNPLTYGPLVEVPAAAWGGNGNIGVGFESAVFRKDDPAFVNPAFRPTHVVGNQNVRGIFFPINSLLDAPQNTQPFFGFSLFAADIDATFDLAQFTTFPTATTGASVGGDGGLDLIAGGFGLIRRAGGFSLVKRVTNLIGPANLPDFTQVLGSGSAVDLLRSNNLGQGLITIADPPVQTSNGIEYTIYLTNTDTANVTGVVVCDQIPAGTTFNPDAYGAGSGIQAIASSSPPGPVVNYTNAADADPGTFFPPGTPLPPVCGANQNNGAVVVNVGAANANQVGLIRFQTTVN, from the coding sequence ATGCCCCTGCCTCCGCCACAACCTGCTGCGCCGCGCTGTGCCCCGACCTCCCGGTGGCTGAGCCTGGTGGGTGGCCTGGTAATTGTTGTGGTATCGCTGCTGGGGGGAACCTCCCCAGCCCTGGCCCAGCTTGCGCCCACGGTGCCAGTTGACAGTCTAATCACCGTCAACCAGCCGGCCCCGGCCACTAACTACAACCCAGCTCCCTACGCTAACCCCTGCGACGCCACCGTTCTCACCACCTGCCCCGCTGGCAGCACTAACCTAACCTTCGGGGGCGGATCCAACGCGGTGTTGCAGGCTATTCTCGCCGGAGGCATTCGGTTTGAGCCAGCCACCGACCTGCTGCCGCCGGTCGGACTAGCCGAGCAGGTCGTGTTTCGCCGCAACGGCCCTGGAGCCGGGCCGGGTCTGGAGCAGCGCCAGCTGTTGTTCTACCAATCGATTACCGCCAACGGCACGACCGTTACCCTGGCTCCCCAGGAGGCAGCCAGCATCGAAGAAGCAATGCTGAGTCGCATCATCAACCGGGGTATCGATAACGTCTTCAACAACGGCGAAGATGGCCCCGGCACCCAAAATACGCGCAACAACATTCAGCGCATCGACTACATTATTGCCAACCCAGGGGTGCAGATCAGTGCGGCTGAGGTGGGCGATGTGGGCTTTTTGATTTTAGAGCGGGGCGGCAACGACGCCTTTGGCATTGCCGCCATCACCTCGGTAGACGGAGCCGGTAACCCGCTAACCTACGGGCCGCTGGTCGAGGTGCCCGCTGCGGCCTGGGGCGGTAACGGCAACATTGGGGTGGGGTTTGAAAGCGCTGTCTTTCGCAAAGACGATCCAGCCTTTGTCAACCCCGCCTTTAGACCTACCCACGTGGTGGGAAACCAGAACGTGCGCGGCATTTTCTTTCCGATCAATTCGCTGCTCGATGCGCCGCAAAATACCCAGCCCTTCTTCGGGTTTTCGCTATTTGCCGCCGATATTGACGCCACCTTTGACCTGGCGCAGTTCACCACGTTCCCGACCGCAACCACCGGGGCCAGCGTGGGCGGCGACGGCGGCCTAGACCTGATTGCCGGGGGTTTTGGTCTGATTCGGCGGGCGGGGGGGTTTTCGCTGGTGAAGCGAGTCACTAACCTGATCGGGCCAGCAAATCTGCCCGATTTCACCCAGGTTTTAGGCTCGGGCAGCGCCGTCGATCTGCTGCGCAGCAACAACCTGGGTCAGGGCCTGATCACCATTGCCGATCCACCGGTACAGACCAGCAACGGCATTGAATACACCATCTACTTGACCAATACCGACACCGCCAATGTGACCGGTGTAGTGGTGTGCGATCAAATCCCTGCCGGAACTACCTTTAACCCCGACGCCTATGGGGCCGGATCGGGAATTCAGGCGATCGCCTCCTCCAGTCCCCCTGGGCCAGTGGTCAACTATACCAACGCCGCCGATGCCGATCCCGGCACGTTTTTCCCGCCGGGGACACCCCTTCCCCCCGTGTGTGGCGCTAACCAAAACAACGGGGCAGTGGTCGTCAACGTGGGGGCGGCTAACGCCAACCAGGTGGGGTTAATTCGCTTTCAAACCACCGTCAACTAG
- a CDS encoding peptidase C15: MLLTTFAPWRAHQRSNAADDLIAHLQRQRQLPPGTTVLRHIPVSFELAPIRVMAKLVEIQSPVVVCCGMAEGRSQLHLERYGKGDDLTLETTLPLDHLLANTHLSGISDDAGTYVCNHLYYRLLGAIARHRWPTQALFVHIPPLTPATRPIFAHDLALILKRLTPLVSRSVEGEGSV, from the coding sequence ATGCTCCTCACCACCTTCGCCCCCTGGCGCGCCCATCAACGCTCCAACGCCGCCGACGATTTGATCGCTCACCTGCAACGGCAGCGGCAGCTTCCCCCTGGAACCACGGTGCTGCGCCACATTCCGGTCAGCTTTGAGCTGGCTCCAATTCGGGTGATGGCCAAGCTGGTTGAGATCCAGTCGCCAGTGGTGGTGTGCTGCGGCATGGCTGAGGGGCGCAGCCAGCTGCACCTGGAGCGCTACGGCAAAGGGGATGATCTGACCCTGGAGACGACGCTGCCCCTGGATCACCTGCTGGCCAATACCCACCTCAGCGGCATTAGCGACGACGCGGGCACCTACGTCTGCAACCACCTGTATTACCGGCTGCTGGGCGCGATCGCCCGTCACCGCTGGCCGACCCAGGCCCTCTTTGTTCACATTCCCCCTTTGACCCCGGCAACGCGCCCGATTTTTGCCCACGACCTGGCCCTCATACTAAAACGGCTGACCCCGTTGGTCAGCCGTTCTGTCGAGGGTGAGGGGAGCGTCTAG
- the hisH gene encoding imidazole glycerol phosphate synthase subunit HisH: MANIAVIDYDMGNLHSACKGLALAGATPTITDVVADLEAADALVLPGDGAFDPAMRHLREKGLIEPIKREIAAGKPFLGICLGLQLLFDGSDEGVEPGLGLIEGRIRKFKKEPAIAIPHMGWNQLTLTQPMCPLWQGIQDGDWVYFVHSYYAEPADPAVNAATTTHGSQTVTAAIARDNIMAMQYHPEKSAPAGLTMLANFVALVNAHTPVAVA; the protein is encoded by the coding sequence ATGGCCAACATTGCCGTAATTGACTATGACATGGGCAATCTGCACTCGGCCTGCAAGGGGCTGGCCCTGGCGGGGGCGACGCCGACCATTACCGATGTGGTGGCTGACCTGGAGGCTGCCGATGCCCTGGTGCTGCCCGGCGATGGGGCCTTTGACCCGGCTATGCGGCACCTGCGCGAGAAGGGGCTGATCGAGCCGATTAAGCGAGAAATTGCGGCGGGTAAGCCCTTTTTGGGCATCTGTCTCGGCCTTCAGCTGTTGTTTGACGGCAGCGACGAGGGGGTTGAGCCAGGGCTGGGGCTGATTGAGGGCCGCATTCGCAAATTTAAAAAAGAGCCAGCTATTGCCATTCCCCACATGGGCTGGAACCAGCTGACACTGACCCAGCCCATGTGCCCGCTGTGGCAAGGCATCCAAGATGGCGACTGGGTTTACTTTGTGCACTCCTACTACGCCGAACCCGCCGATCCGGCGGTGAACGCGGCGACGACGACCCACGGCAGCCAGACGGTGACGGCGGCGATCGCCCGCGACAACATCATGGCCATGCAGTACCACCCCGAAAAGTCGGCCCCCGCTGGCCTCACCATGCTGGCCAACTTTGTCGCCCTGGTCAATGCCCACACCCCTGTGGCTGTGGCCTAG
- the rsmD gene encoding 16S rRNA (guanine(966)-N(2))-methyltransferase RsmD — MLRIYGNRALKTLPGTDTRPTSARVREALFNIWQGRVAGSRWLDLCTGSGAMGAEALCRGAAEVVGIEKSPEAYAITRENWQKVAQSDQTFSLFKGDVVKQLSRLHGQPFDCIYFDPPYASELYLPVLERVVSLNLLQPTGEMAVEYRPDAWETANVSGLELVRQKHYGTTHLAFYTPAPTVPQA; from the coding sequence ATGCTGCGCATCTACGGCAACCGCGCCCTCAAAACCCTGCCCGGCACCGACACTCGCCCCACCTCGGCGCGGGTACGTGAGGCCCTGTTCAACATCTGGCAGGGGCGCGTTGCGGGCTCTCGCTGGCTCGACCTGTGTACGGGCAGCGGGGCGATGGGGGCGGAGGCGCTGTGTCGCGGCGCGGCAGAAGTCGTCGGCATTGAAAAGTCGCCTGAGGCCTACGCCATCACCCGCGAAAACTGGCAAAAGGTGGCCCAGAGCGACCAGACTTTTAGCCTGTTTAAGGGCGATGTGGTGAAGCAGCTCTCGCGGCTGCACGGCCAACCCTTCGACTGCATTTACTTCGACCCGCCCTACGCCAGCGAGCTTTACCTGCCGGTTCTAGAACGGGTGGTAAGCCTCAATTTGCTCCAGCCCACGGGCGAAATGGCCGTCGAATATCGCCCCGATGCCTGGGAGACAGCTAACGTTTCTGGGCTAGAGCTGGTGCGCCAAAAGCACTACGGCACCACCCATCTGGCCTTCTACACGCCAGCCCCGACCGTGCCCCAGGCCTAG